From the genome of Sulfurimonas paralvinellae:
TAAATTCCTTGGTGATTACATCATAGGTCAAGAACGTGCCAGAAAACTTGTCTCTGTCGCTGTTTACAACCACTACAAAAGAATCTTCAAGCTCCATAATGCAGCTGATGACGATACAGAGATCGCAAAATCAAATGTACTGCTTATCGGACCGACAGGAAGTGGTAAGACACTCTTGGCTCAAACTATCGCTAGAGTTTTAAATGTTCCTATCGCTATTGCCGATGCAACAAGTTTAACAGAAGCAGGCTATGTCGGTGAAGATGTTGAAAATATTTTAACCAAGCTTATACAAGCTGCAGACGGAGATGTCGAGCGTGCACAAAAAGGTATTATTTTCCTAGATGAAATCGATAAAGTCTCACGTATGAGTGAAAACCGTTCTATCACACGTGATGTAAGCGGCGAAGGTGTACAGCAGGCACTGCTGAAAATTATTGAAGGCTCTTCTGTAAATATCCCGCCAAAAGGCGGCAGAAAGCATCCAAACCAGGAGTTCACTGCAATTGATACAACAAATATTCTCTTTATCTGTGGTGGTGCTTTTGATGGTCTTGAAGAGATACTCAAACGTAAACAAGGTGAAAATGTTCTTGGTTTTGGCCATGAAAAGAAGACAAAAGAAGAAGCAAAACCGACTTTTGACATGGTTGAGCCTGATGATTTAGTACATTATGGTCTTATTCCCGAGCTGGTCGGTCGTCTGCCTATTATTGCTTCACTCAATGAAATCACCGAAGATGATATGGTTCGCATTTTAACAGAACCTAAGAACTCGCTTGTCAAACAGTACAAAAAACTCTTTGCTATCGATGAAGTAGAGCTTAACTTTGAAGAAGATGCCCTTCGAGCCATTGCACAAAAAGCGATCAAACGCAAAACAGGAGCACGTGGTCTACGTGCGATCTTAGAAGAAGCTATGATAGACATCATGTATGAACTTCCAGAATATGCGGGTTATGAGCTTCTCATTACAAAAGAGGTCATCGAAGATGGCGAAAAACCTGTATATATAAAAAAATCAACACAAAAAACAGCATAAGGGTAAATGAATGATATTTAATAAATTAGTAGGACTTTTTTCAAACGACTTATCGATCGACCTTGGAACGGCAAATACGATTGTAATTGCAAAAGGTCGCGGTATTATAATTAACGAGCCTTCTGTCGTTGCAGTCAAAACAGAGAAGTATGGTCATTCAAGAGTTTTAGCAGTCGGACATGAAGCCAAAGAAATGGTTGGAAAAACGCCTGGAAACATTAAAGCTATCCGTCCTATGCGTGATGGTGTCATTGCCGATTTTGATATGACTGAAAAGATGATTCGTAAGTTCATCGAAAAAGCACACGGCAGAACTTCATTAATTTCTCCTCGTATCATTATCTGTGTACCGTACGGCCTCACGCAGGTAGAGAGAAAAGCTGTTCGTGAATCTGCATTAAGTGCCGGTGCGCGTGAAGTATTTTTGATAGAAGAGCCAATGGCAGCAGCAATCGGTGCCGGTGTAGATATTCGTGAGCCGCAAGGGAATCTTGTTGTTGATATTGGCGGGGGTACAACCGAGATAGGTGTTGTTTCACTCGGTGGACTTGTCCTTTCAAAATCTATCCGTACGGCAGGTGATAAGATTGACCAGGGAATCGTTAACTATGTTCGTAAAAAGTACAATCTTCTCATAGGAGAAAGAGTTGCCGAAGAGATCAAGATCAACATCGGAACAGCCGTAAGTCTTGATCAGGAACTCTCAATGGTCATCAACGGCCGTGACCAGGTTGAAGGACTTTTAAGTTCAGTAGAGCTGACAAGTGATGATGCAAAAGATGCTATGCGTGAGCCGCTTAAAGAGATTGCAGAAGCATTGCGTGATGTCTTGGAGCAGATGCCGCCGGATCTTGCCGGAGATATTGTAAATCATGGTATTATCCTGACAGGTGGTGGTGCACTTATCCGCCAACTTGATAAATATCTCTCAGATATCGTCAAAATTCCTGTTTTTGTAGCAGACGAACCGCTTCTAGCCGTTGCACGCGGAACTGGCCGTGCACTCGAAGAGATAGACCTACTACAAGAACTATTTGAGAATGAATAAGAAGTTATTTACTTACCTGCTTATTTTACTAGCACTCTTTATGGGTGCTCTGTATTACACAAAAACCATCCAATCTCCTCTGCTCTCTTCCTTAAACACTATTAAAATCATGTATCATAATATTATACAGTCTATTGACGATACAATTGACAGACACTTTTTTCAAGCTCAAGAGATCACCGATCTTAAAGAACAACTTCAAAAGTATGAGAAAAATCACCTTGTTATGCAGCAGCTCGCAAGTGAAATCGATGATATGTACAAAGAAAACAATGCCACGCTTGCAGAAAATCCAAAAACAGAACTTGTTCGTGCCATTTCTTATGAAAAATTTGGAAACCTAAACCGCCTCTGGCTTGATATTCCCGACTACAACAGCTCGAAAATTTACGGATTGGTATATAAAGAACTCGTTGCCGGTATTGTCGTTCCAAAAGACGGTAAACCGCTAGCACTTTTAAACAGTGATCTTAAGAGTACCTATGCTGTTTATATCGGGGATAAAAAGGCACCGGGAATAGCTCATGGCAATAATGCCGAGCATCTTGTTGTCAGTTTCATTCCGGCATGGTTTGATATAAAAGTTGGTGACGAAGTCATCACATCCGGACTTGATGATATTTTTTTCAAAGGTCTTAAAGTTGGTCGTGTTATCACTGTTTCAAAATCGCAAGGCTATCAGAATGCCGTTGTTGATCAATACTATAAATCAAACGAGCCCTCTTATTTCCATATCATCAGGAGTCTACGATGAGATATTTTTTAGTGATCTTGCTCTGTTCAACACTCTCACTTTTTGCAGGCGAAAGACAAAAAGTGACGCTCGGTTTTGGACCATATATCCAGTCTGAACCTTACAAAGGCACTAAGGATTTAATACTACCTTCTCCTGTCATCTTTTTTGACAACGGCATAGTCTATGCACGATGGAGCCGCTTTGGTATCTACTTTTTGGGAGAAAAAAAAGAAGATTATGCCTGGGGCTTTTCAGTAACCGCACAGCCAAGAACACTTGGATACAAAGCTTCCGATTCAAACTATCTTAAAGGCATGAATGAACGAAAATCGACATTTGAAGGCGGACTAGCTTTTTCTGCCAGTTATCAAAACTCAAAATATATTGAGATCATGCTCTTAGGAGATATGCTCAACAGATATAACGGATGGATTAGCAGAGCTGAAATTGGAGACAAGTACAACCTTGGAGATTTTACTTTTTATCCAAGTATGGTTCTGCTATATCAATCAAGGAAGTTCACTGATTATTATTATGGTGTCAAAAACTCCGAAGCCACAGCCGATAGACCTGTATATTCACCGCATGGCGGATTGGAATATGGTGCGCAAACCTACATCAAATACCCTTTCACAAAAGAGCTTTCAGCACTGGTCAACCTCCGTTATGACATCATTTCTAAAAACGCAAAAAACAGCCCCTTAACAGATGACAATTATATATACTCAGGTCTTTTTTCCTTGATATATACTTTTGAGTACTAGTCTCTCATCAAATATTAAGTGCCGTTTGGCTATAATCTCTAAATTTTTATAATGATTTTTAAGAGGTAAAAGATGCCAAAACGCACCGATATACATACTATTTTACTTATAGGTTCTGGCCCGATCGTCATCGGTCAAGCATGTGAGTTCGACTACTCTGGAACACAGGCGGTAAAGACTTTAAAAGAGTTAGGTTACCGTGTTATACTTATTAATTCAAACCCTGCAACCATTATGACAGATCCTGAATTTGCGGACAGAACATACATCGAACCTATTAAAGAAGAGATCATTGCACGTATCATACAAGATGAAAATGTTGATGCTGTTCTACCGACTATGGGAGGACAGACTGCACTCAATGTTGCCATGAGTATGTATGAAAAAGGTATGCTTGAGGGTATTGAGTTTCTAGGTGCGGACCCTGCAGCGATAAATAAAGGTGAAGACAGACAACTTTTCAATGAAGCCATGACAAAAATCGGTATGGACTTACCAAAAAGCAGAAATGCCTATAGTGTTGAAGAGGCTATCGAAGTTGTCAAAGAAATCGGTTTTCCTGTAATTTCAAGAGCATCTTTTACACTTGCCGGCGGTGGTTCAGGTGTCGCTTACAATATGGAAGAGTTTAAAAAACTTGCACAAGAAGGCATCTCTGCTTCTCCTGTTAATGAAATTGAAATCATGGAATCCATGCTCGGTTGGAAAGAGTATGAGATGGAAGTCATACGTGACAAAGCAGACAACTGTATCATCGTATGTTCCATTGAAAACTTTGATCCAATGGGCGTTCATACAGGTGATAGCATCACTGTTGCACCAGCACTTACGCTTACAGATAAAGAGTACCAGAGAATGCGTGATGCTTCTTTCGCCATTTTGCGTGAGATCGGTGTTGATACGGGCGGATCGAATGTTCAGTTCTCAATTGACCCAAAAACAGGACGTATGATAGTTATTGAAATGAATCCTCGTGTAAGCCGTTCATCTGCCCTCGCATCAAAAGCCACAGGCTATCCTATCGCAAAAGTTGCAACACTTTTGGCAGTCGGTTTCACACTCGATGAGATCACCAATGACATCACAGGAACACCGGCTGCATTTGAGCCTGTTATCGATTATATCGTTACAAAAGTTCCTCGTTTTACATTTGAAAAATTCCCTGAAGCAGAATCGACTCTCAGTACTTCTATGAAATCCGTCGGTGAAGCGATGGCAATAGGAAGAACATTTAAAGAGTCTGTTCAAAAAGCACTTTGTTCTTTAGAAACAGGACTATGCGGTTTTGATGATATCGATGCAGATGACGAGTTTGTTCGTCACGAAATCCGTCGTCCAAATGCTGATAGAATTCTTTATGTTGCCGAAGGTTTCAGACGCAGTATGAGTATAGAAGAGATGTTTGATACATGTCAGATAGACCCATGGTTCTTATATCAGATAAAAGAGCTTATAGAGACAGAATCAACAGTCACAGACAAGATTCTTTTTGATGCAGATCTTATGCGTCAGATTAAAGTTGATGGTTTCTCAGACAAACGCATTGCCCAACTCATTGCTAAAAACAGTAATGAAAGCGTGAGTGAAGACATTGTGTATGAAGCAAGAAAAAAACTTGGAATCAACTTAGAATACAATGAAGTCGACACCTGTGCCGCAGAGTTTGAAGCACTCACTCCATACCTTTATTCAACTACTAACATTACAAAGCTTCCTGAAATAAGCTCACGCAAATCAGACAAGAAAAAGGTACTGATCTTAGGCGGTGGACCAAACAGAATCGGTCAGGGAATCGAATTTGACTACTGTTGTGTTCACGCAGCATTTGCTCTTAAAGAGATGGATATTGAAACAATCATGTACAACTGTAACCCTGAAACAGTCTCAACAGATTATGACACTTCCGATGTTCTTTATTTTGAACCTATTGATTTTGAGCATGTGCGTGAGGTCATTGAGGCAGAAAATCCTGACGGTATCATTGTGCACTTTGGCGGACAAACACCACTCAAACTTGCAGACGGTCTTACAAAAATCGGTGCAAAGATCGCAGGAACACCATCAAGTGTCATTGACCTTGCAGAAGACAGAGAACAGTTCTCTGATTTTGTCAACCGTCATGGACTCAAACAACCGGCAAATGGGCTAGCTCGTACCAAAGAAGAGTCTTATGTCATTGCAAATAAGTTAGGCTATCCTGTCCTCGTTCGTCCATCTTTTGTTCTTGGTGGTCGCGGTATGCGCATCGTTTACTCTGAAGCTGAGCTCAAAGAGTATATGGATCTTGCCATTTCAGTCAGTAATGAAGCTCCTGTACTTATTGACAAGTTCTTAGATCAGGCAATTGAGCTTGATGTCGACTGTATCTCTGACGGTAAGGAAGTTTACATCGGATCAGTCATGCAGCATATCGAAGAAGCGGGTATCCACTCCGGAGATTCTGCTTGTTCACTGCCACCGGTAAACCTTACAAAAGAGATGATAGAAAAAGTTGAACAGCAGACAAAGACGATTGCTCTTGGTCTTGGTGTTCGCGGTCTTATGAATGTTCAGTATGCCATCTATCAAGATGAGATATATCTCATCGAAGTCAATCCTCGTGCAAGCCGTACAGTTCCATTTGTAAGCAAGGCTACAGGTATGCCTCTGGCAAAAGTAGCTACACGTGTTATGATGGGGGAAACACTCAGAAGTTCTTTGGATTATTATGACAAATATAATATCGTTGAAGAGCATAACGGCCTCTTACGCCCACGTTTAAAAGGTCATGTATCTGTCAAAGAGGCGGTCTTTCCTTTCCATAAACTCTATGGTGCAGACCTTGTACTTTCTCCCGAGATGAAATCTACCGGTGAAGTTATGGGTATAAGCAAAAACTTTGGTGTCTCTTTTGCAAAATCACAGCTTAGTGCCGGTAATAAAATTCCGACAGGCGGTACATGTTTCCTCTCTTTTGTTGACTCAGACAAAAAGCATGCAGCCGAAATTGCACAAGGCCTTGTGAAACATGGATTTAAACTTGTTGCGACAAAAGGAACACAAAAAGCCATTGAGGAGGCAGGGATTCCTTGTGAACTGGTTCTTAAAATCTCAGAGGGTCGTCCAAATATTGAAGACAGCATGAAAAACGATGAAATTCATATGGCCATCAATACTTCAGACAACAATACAAGTAAAAAAGATGCTGTTGTCATTCGTCAGGAAGTTCTTAAACGCAGTATTCCATACTTCACAACACTTTCTGCTACACGTGCACTCATTCTGGCTCTTGATGAGATGAAAGATGACAAATGGTCAAGCGCGACTGCATTACAAGATTTTTTAGTATAAACAACTCTATCATCCTCACGCAAACCGACACTACCGTCGGTTTCTTATCGCAAGATGCAAAGTTGCTGCGTGAAATAAAATCCCGTCAATCAAATAAACCTTTTATAAAAGTTTTTCAAACATTTGCCATAGCAAAAAAAGAGCATATCCGTATTCCAAACCGTTATAAAAAGAGCGTTCGACGTTCTCATACAACAACTTTTATTGTCAAAGATCAAGCTTTTCGTGTTGCTCCTGCACATCTAAATTCTAGTATATTACGTAAATTACCCTGGAGTTATTCTACATCAGCCAATGAAAGCGGTAAAAGATTCAATAGAGAATTTTGTGAGCAAAAAGCTGATATAATAATAGAAGATAAAGAGAGACTCTTTGAAGGAAAAGCTTCAAAACTCTACAAAATAAACAATAAAACCAAAAAGAGGCTGCGATGAGTAAAATAGTTCAAATGATACTAAGTGGTATATTCTTTACTTTCATACTTGACTTCTTTCTCTTCCTTGGGATAAAAGAGAATTATATCGATGCTCACGGCATCAAGCTCTATTATAATATCCTGTTTGCAGATAATCAAAATATCTTTGTATTCATAATATTTACACTGATTATCGGCTATGTCGTCATGTATCTTTCAAACAAAACAGCCATTATTATCGTTTCAACCCTCTTTTTGCTCTCAGCATCAACTCTCATTCCTCCTATCGGTTCATTTGCGGGAGAAATTCTTTTTATGAAAAAAGACATTACAATGCGAACCGATAAATTTTCTTACCATGGTGATATACTTTATAGTGGTAGAAAAAAGGTCACATTTTACGATCATGAACTAAAAAAAGTTATACTTCTAGATAAAAAAACAATTCAAGGTAGTTATTAAAATGAAACACATTTCTTCACTTGCTTCCGGCGTTGCTTTAGGAACTGCCGGTATGATCATGATGAGTACACTCACTGGCTGTGAACAACGACAACAAGAGACACAAAATAAATTTCTTGTAATTGAACAACTCCCTAACGGGAAATACAAAGTCGTTGAAGAGATGCCGACAGAAGGTCCTACACGAGCCATTATCCGTGAACATGATGAGTATGGAAACATCCGTGAACGCTTTATGAATGAAGATGAGATGAAAGCACTTGCTGCGCAGGAGTATGAAAAGGTACAAAACGGCACGAGTGAGACAGTTCAAGAAAATCCTTCAGGTGAGGGTATGGGACTTGCAGGAACAATACTCGCAGTTGCAGCCGGAAGTCTGCTTGGAAATATGATAGCCAACTCACTGATGAATAACAAAGCCTTCTCACGCAACACACGTAGTGCCTATACATCTTCAGCATATAAACAATCCAAACAACGCACCTCTACTAAAAAAAGCTTTTTTGGTAAAAGTTCTAAAAGCTCTACCTATAAAAGGAGTAGTTTCTTTGGAGGCTAAAGTATGATATCTACACTTAAAGTCAATCCAATAGACGAGGCCACGCTTGATGAGATAGGTTTTACATGGCACACAGATAGTGACGGCAGTAAATATGTCAGTGATGAACTCGTTCAAATTACACAGGAAGAGGCTGAAGCCTATTATGAAGTGGCCAATACTCTCTATGATATGTATGTAGAAGCTGCAGAATATGTCATCGACAACAACCTTTTCTTTGAACTCGGTATCCCTTTTAATCTTATTGATATCATAAAAAAATCATGGGAAAATGATGTCCATTGGCATATTTATGGTCGATTTGACCTTGCCGGAGGTATTGACGGAAAACCCATCAAACTTATCGAATTCAACGCTGACACACCAACAGCCCTTTTTGAAACTGCTCTACTGCAGTGGGCAATTTTAAAATCAAATGAGATGGATGAGGCCAAACAGTTTAACAATGTCTATGAAGCTGTCAGTGAAAATTTTAAACGACTCATTACCCTCTTTGATGATACAGAAAAATTCAATGAACTTTATGACGGTTGGAAAATACTTTTCTCTTCTGTTGAAGGCAATGATGAAGAGGAAGCTACCACAAAACTGCTGCAGCAGATAGCAACGGACGCAGGCTTTGTTGCCGGATTTGAATTCTTGCAAAACGTGCAGTTTGACGATGAGGGTATTTACGATAAAAACGGCAATCCTTATGAGTATTGGTTTAAACTCTACCCATGGGAAGATATTGCTACTGATGAACCAGAGCTTGCAACAACATTGACGCATATCATCCAAAATCAAAAAGTCATCATCCTCAATCCTGCCTACACCCTGCTCTTTCAATCAAAAGGGATGCTGGCAATCCTTCATCAGCTCTTTCCAGACTCACCTTACCTCTTACAAACATCCTTTACACCATTAGAAGGTATAAAACAGGTAGAAAAACCTGTTTTTGGCAGAGAAGGGGCTAATACAAAAATAATAGAAGCAGACGGCTCTGTATCAAATGAAACGGACGGACCATACGAAAACTATAAAAAAGTATATCAGGAGTTTGTAGAGTTTGCTGAAGATATCCATAATGCAAAATATCAAGCGGGAGTATTTTTCGCCTATGAAGCTTGTGGTCTAGGATTTAGAAAAGGCGGTTATATTTTGGACAATATGAGTAAGTTTGTAGGGCATATGATAGTATAGAATATAATTAAAAATAGCTAATCCACCAATCTTTTCGGCTGGCTTTTAAACCTGCAAACCAACGACTTGGATAATATAAAATAACAACAGCG
Proteins encoded in this window:
- the clpX gene encoding ATP-dependent Clp protease ATP-binding subunit ClpX, encoding MIHRHCSFCDASESEENPLIAGNGVYICKNCVISAYKIMFGDEKELASTDNKKLTDHVEKLMTPKELDKFLGDYIIGQERARKLVSVAVYNHYKRIFKLHNAADDDTEIAKSNVLLIGPTGSGKTLLAQTIARVLNVPIAIADATSLTEAGYVGEDVENILTKLIQAADGDVERAQKGIIFLDEIDKVSRMSENRSITRDVSGEGVQQALLKIIEGSSVNIPPKGGRKHPNQEFTAIDTTNILFICGGAFDGLEEILKRKQGENVLGFGHEKKTKEEAKPTFDMVEPDDLVHYGLIPELVGRLPIIASLNEITEDDMVRILTEPKNSLVKQYKKLFAIDEVELNFEEDALRAIAQKAIKRKTGARGLRAILEEAMIDIMYELPEYAGYELLITKEVIEDGEKPVYIKKSTQKTA
- a CDS encoding rod shape-determining protein, whose protein sequence is MIFNKLVGLFSNDLSIDLGTANTIVIAKGRGIIINEPSVVAVKTEKYGHSRVLAVGHEAKEMVGKTPGNIKAIRPMRDGVIADFDMTEKMIRKFIEKAHGRTSLISPRIIICVPYGLTQVERKAVRESALSAGAREVFLIEEPMAAAIGAGVDIREPQGNLVVDIGGGTTEIGVVSLGGLVLSKSIRTAGDKIDQGIVNYVRKKYNLLIGERVAEEIKINIGTAVSLDQELSMVINGRDQVEGLLSSVELTSDDAKDAMREPLKEIAEALRDVLEQMPPDLAGDIVNHGIILTGGGALIRQLDKYLSDIVKIPVFVADEPLLAVARGTGRALEEIDLLQELFENE
- the mreC gene encoding rod shape-determining protein MreC, which translates into the protein MNKKLFTYLLILLALFMGALYYTKTIQSPLLSSLNTIKIMYHNIIQSIDDTIDRHFFQAQEITDLKEQLQKYEKNHLVMQQLASEIDDMYKENNATLAENPKTELVRAISYEKFGNLNRLWLDIPDYNSSKIYGLVYKELVAGIVVPKDGKPLALLNSDLKSTYAVYIGDKKAPGIAHGNNAEHLVVSFIPAWFDIKVGDEVITSGLDDIFFKGLKVGRVITVSKSQGYQNAVVDQYYKSNEPSYFHIIRSLR
- a CDS encoding MipA/OmpV family protein, translating into MRYFLVILLCSTLSLFAGERQKVTLGFGPYIQSEPYKGTKDLILPSPVIFFDNGIVYARWSRFGIYFLGEKKEDYAWGFSVTAQPRTLGYKASDSNYLKGMNERKSTFEGGLAFSASYQNSKYIEIMLLGDMLNRYNGWISRAEIGDKYNLGDFTFYPSMVLLYQSRKFTDYYYGVKNSEATADRPVYSPHGGLEYGAQTYIKYPFTKELSALVNLRYDIISKNAKNSPLTDDNYIYSGLFSLIYTFEY
- the carB gene encoding carbamoyl-phosphate synthase large subunit, yielding MPKRTDIHTILLIGSGPIVIGQACEFDYSGTQAVKTLKELGYRVILINSNPATIMTDPEFADRTYIEPIKEEIIARIIQDENVDAVLPTMGGQTALNVAMSMYEKGMLEGIEFLGADPAAINKGEDRQLFNEAMTKIGMDLPKSRNAYSVEEAIEVVKEIGFPVISRASFTLAGGGSGVAYNMEEFKKLAQEGISASPVNEIEIMESMLGWKEYEMEVIRDKADNCIIVCSIENFDPMGVHTGDSITVAPALTLTDKEYQRMRDASFAILREIGVDTGGSNVQFSIDPKTGRMIVIEMNPRVSRSSALASKATGYPIAKVATLLAVGFTLDEITNDITGTPAAFEPVIDYIVTKVPRFTFEKFPEAESTLSTSMKSVGEAMAIGRTFKESVQKALCSLETGLCGFDDIDADDEFVRHEIRRPNADRILYVAEGFRRSMSIEEMFDTCQIDPWFLYQIKELIETESTVTDKILFDADLMRQIKVDGFSDKRIAQLIAKNSNESVSEDIVYEARKKLGINLEYNEVDTCAAEFEALTPYLYSTTNITKLPEISSRKSDKKKVLILGGGPNRIGQGIEFDYCCVHAAFALKEMDIETIMYNCNPETVSTDYDTSDVLYFEPIDFEHVREVIEAENPDGIIVHFGGQTPLKLADGLTKIGAKIAGTPSSVIDLAEDREQFSDFVNRHGLKQPANGLARTKEESYVIANKLGYPVLVRPSFVLGGRGMRIVYSEAELKEYMDLAISVSNEAPVLIDKFLDQAIELDVDCISDGKEVYIGSVMQHIEEAGIHSGDSACSLPPVNLTKEMIEKVEQQTKTIALGLGVRGLMNVQYAIYQDEIYLIEVNPRASRTVPFVSKATGMPLAKVATRVMMGETLRSSLDYYDKYNIVEEHNGLLRPRLKGHVSVKEAVFPFHKLYGADLVLSPEMKSTGEVMGISKNFGVSFAKSQLSAGNKIPTGGTCFLSFVDSDKKHAAEIAQGLVKHGFKLVATKGTQKAIEEAGIPCELVLKISEGRPNIEDSMKNDEIHMAINTSDNNTSKKDAVVIRQEVLKRSIPYFTTLSATRALILALDEMKDDKWSSATALQDFLV
- a CDS encoding glutathionylspermidine synthase family protein, with product MISTLKVNPIDEATLDEIGFTWHTDSDGSKYVSDELVQITQEEAEAYYEVANTLYDMYVEAAEYVIDNNLFFELGIPFNLIDIIKKSWENDVHWHIYGRFDLAGGIDGKPIKLIEFNADTPTALFETALLQWAILKSNEMDEAKQFNNVYEAVSENFKRLITLFDDTEKFNELYDGWKILFSSVEGNDEEEATTKLLQQIATDAGFVAGFEFLQNVQFDDEGIYDKNGNPYEYWFKLYPWEDIATDEPELATTLTHIIQNQKVIILNPAYTLLFQSKGMLAILHQLFPDSPYLLQTSFTPLEGIKQVEKPVFGREGANTKIIEADGSVSNETDGPYENYKKVYQEFVEFAEDIHNAKYQAGVFFAYEACGLGFRKGGYILDNMSKFVGHMIV